The segment TGATGTTGATATGGTTGGGTCATAGATGTTGAGCTTTATCCTCTATGTGTATACAAATATGTGTCTTAAATGATGATCGAACTTTATGTCATATAATTTACTGCATTGCAAGATTCATTGTTTATTACCTCGCCTTGGTCGGTCTCCATGCTACGTATGCAACTGGACTTGCAATTGCAAGGTAACCAGAACAAATCACTTCCCGTGTCTAAAGCCACCAAGAACCATTGAGCCGGTGTCCCTACCGTCACATTCGCATAATGCAAACTgatcaataacaaaaaaaaggaacataATCAAAGGTCAACATATAGTACTAAAGTGAAAGAAATAAAGCAGATGAATTATCATACAAACTGATTTCTTGTGTGGAGTTGCCTTGAGCGAAAGAAACAGTCGTCTGATTGTTGTTGGAGGTTAGCCGGCGACCTCGGTCACGGTGAACCAAGGTCTCGTAGTACTCGAGAGTGCCCATTTCAGGCAAGCCATGGCTACCAAGAACGGTCTTGACCTGGTCCGAGAATCTATGGTGAATTTGAAAGGAGAATGATCCTGAAACTGAAGCACATCCCAAACTCATAACGCAGAATCCAAACTGCAACATCCATCTTAACTTCTCTATACTCCGAACCATTCTTCTATCTTTATCTTCCTCCATGAATCTAACTTCTGTTATATTAAGAACGATGATGTTGCTTCTTGCAACTTGAGTTTCTTTTACTACATGTTTATTCTTTCGTGTGTGTATGTGAGGGAAAAGGTCAACGTTTTGCCTGGTGCTTGGTATTAGTCAACGAGTTCGTAAAATCATTGATGAAGGAATATGTTGCCAACGAAAATTCGTATATTTGATTCAATTATAGAACATCAACTCTGTGTTTAATTATTCTAGCATACATAGaaaaatttgaccaaaaaaaaaaaaaaaaagcatacatagaaaataaaatcatagTCTTTCTGATTATGACCTTAATAAACTAAATGAAATCACAAGTATATGATCTAGATTGAATTGTTATGTGTTGTGTagctgtatatatatattttgtggaTATGTGAAAAGAGACGTGGAGGGATGTTTGTTGGTTCCATGAGTTAGGTGCAGGCTGAGCACGCATTTAGCAAAATGGCAATGATGAAAAggttgaaatctacaagggaaaCATAGGGGTGATTTTGtaataatataaagataatAGGACAGGAATACAAATAATGATAAAGTATAGTAAGTAGAAACCGTTGACTTCCCGACAAGGTCATGTCCACGTGTCGCATATATCTTGACCCGGCGCAAATCACGcactttctcttctttttatcgtctaaaatatttttacttgtaattattttcttaaaaaacaaCCAAGAGAGAATTATTCAAAACAATTTCATCTTCATAACTAGAATTTATTAACATTATAGTCTAATCAGCTCtatatgcatgattgcataacGCTAAAATTCAATAAATCTATATTGCATCATTTGAAAATTAAACACACGATATAACACATGTTATAAAAGCATTAATCCATCATTTAGTtgattattaaattaaaaggcTCCCACAATTAGTCACTTTTAATCCCGTTTTGTATTTTGTTACCGAAAGTACGAAACCACTCGTAATATTTTGGCTCACAAAAAGCGTTGTTAAAAATTGGTAGCCTGGATCGTAATCACAATCATAAATTAACTCATtgatctctttttgtttttgtttttacgtTTTGGTCGAAAAATGATTTATCTCTAATCGcgataaacatttaaaaagaaaattgaatCTCCATAAACATActcatttatttaaattttaactatattttgGAAAAGAAGCTCTATACAAGCAACCGATCAACTGTTCTAACAAAAAAAGATAGCAAGTCTGGAACTTACAAGGACGGGTAGAGTCAAAGGGAACACAagtcttatataaaattataggaATGTCTCCAATACAAGGCATAACAAACTAAAAAGAGATAATGgtctataataaaaattaaaaacatccagacctaataaaaagaaataatggTCTATGCGCTCATCGTGTACTATAAGTGGGTGCTGGTTTTGTAAGCAGTGTTGTGCTGACTTCAGTGTGGACTTTTGGTGATCAAGAATACCAATCCAAAATACAATTCTACAAAGAACAAACTCCAAACTTCTTGAGTAATAGATGCATATCTGTATGCAAACCCTCTACTTGATGAGGTTAATGTTCTTTACGGTGAGATATATCGATATATATGGCAATAAATGTGGATGCATGTaaggagtttttttttctttttcttcttgtgtGCAGCTATGAATGCATATATCCTCCAAGAAGATGTGAAGATCAAGCCTTAGTGCTTGAGAAACTGGGGAGAAGATCGAGGCAGTGAATGAAATGACGGTCGTGTACAAGAGGATTCCCGGTTCGCCTAGGTGGAGACCCTGCGTACCACATTGACTCTACTGTTCCACCTTCTATCGGCTGCACCTACCACAATATagtatatacttttatttaattaactCTCAAGAACCATGCATGTGCATGTAAATTTGGAGATACTCCTCCCGTTCTATTATACGTGtgatttatgatatatattcaTGTTTTATATTCCTTAAAAAACAGTGAATGTTGACAAAAAGGAAAAGAACAAGCAGACTTTTGAATTATTTTACATGTTAGTTCTTACTACTAATTTTGTTTGGTCAAGTTATTACTACTAATTTTGGATTGAGAATTATATCTATGATGAAGAAAACAAGTATGACCTTATCAATTATGCTGAGAACGCCGCTTCTTCCCTCTGAACTTTGTTGGCTGGCACAAACATGTAGGAGCCATCATGATGAAGTTTCAATAAAGGCAAGGAAAAAGCAGGggaggagtttttttttttttttgaggattATTTATTTGCGCATACATAGGAAACACCTCACACATCCTTATGAAATGAAAATGCTAGAGACCAAACGTAACTGAAAGCAGATATATATTAACAATCTAGATCATATAATGTTACCAGTTAGAAGAGTGTAGGGGACATGAGAGAGGTTTGAGGAAATCAGGAAGAGAAGGACACACACGACGTGGCTTCGGGCAAAGTGGTTGATCCGTTGACGTCGTTATCTCTGAATGATGTTGCATATTTTCTCCTTTTCATATGTGAATCCAAAGAACAGATActaattatataaattgatcCTTTGTTAAACTGTAGGCTGGAAAACAATAAGTTAGTGTGAATCTATATGTACACTAAACAGAAAACTGAAAATGCAACACGTTAAAATTTGTAGTGGTGATTGAGTGAAGGCAAATTTGGttatatattcttagaaaaaaacactaaaaaagAAAACGTGACAAAATTTACACGTGTGAAATTTCTGCGATTCCTCAGTGTCTTGGCAACGAGTGAAAGTAGGGTTGATGTTCTTGACTACTCCCCCCCCCCACATTTTTTGCTTTTTTCACTTCTGTAAATCTACAGCGGGGCCTCTTGTTCATAAGGCTAATCATACCTCTGAAAGGCCCATTCTGAATGACTATTTTATAGAGAAAAGGCCcactgatatttttttttaattcttaaaatatgatgtggagagaagagaagagaggaaagcAAAGCACATGGGAGAAGTGAAGAGGAAACGGGTAAAAAAGTGAAGCTGGTCGGTCAGGTGCAGGTGGAGATGGAGGTGGAAGTTGATTTGCACACCACACGGTCCACACGTATATCCTTATTAAGACAGCTAACTTTAAAATGATGTCACTATATCACGTGTCTCTCTTTCAATCACTCACAGATATTCCAcctttttttcctcttttttttatGTAAACTATCAATCTTCTTCGACCAACACACCACACTTCTCTTTCCATTTGTTTCGTATATATAATCGCAACACTTTTCGTGTAGCTTCTCCGCCTCTAAAATAAACCCTCAAATCGTTTGGGACCTAATAAAGAGAGTGATTAGTTAGTGTCATAAATTGAAAGTATTAGAAAGATAGAGGACCGTTTagcaaaataagaaaaaagaagaggaaaagtcAATTAGAGGaacaagagagaagagagttaGGTTTTATTAGAAAAATCTGATCCAGTAACAGGGATTGGATTGTCTGGTTAGAAGCTGTGGAGccctttctcttctctttcgtCTTTCCTCTCACAGAGAGGCTCGTCACCACCAagcccttcttcttcttcttcctcctcctggaTCCAACTCAGATCCATCCATCCCTCTCTCTCTTTGATCCTTTCAGATCTCCAtcgcttcttcttcctcttctaaAGTTTCATCAGATATCTTCTCTGGTTACTACTAAACCCTTTGTCTAAGATTTTGATCTCAGTTCTGGAGTTCCTTTTGATTGTGCATCATCGTCGTTCGAATCTGTTGACTTCTCCCTGTTACATATCTCAGGTACCCATCTTCCTCAATTTGATAAAGTTCCAATCTTTTTTGTTTCCATCACCGATTAAGTTAGTACTTGGTTTCTATTTTGGGAAATTCTGAGAACCCATTTCTATTTTTGAACTGCAGATCCATAAAGCTTACTCCTTTACACTTGTTTGATCTTGTATCCCTATGTggaggaagagaaagagagtTTCCCTGATGGTGGCGGCGTGAGGGAGGGGGATGTTAACAACTTTAATGAAACTTTTGAGCGCTTGTCTGTGGCCTTCATCGGGGAGGTCCGTTGATTCTTCCGGAAAACAAGATGGACTTCTCTGGTACAAAGACTCTGGTCAGCACCTACTTGGCGACTTCTCTATGGCTGTTGTTCAGGCCAACAATCTCCTCGAGGATCAGAGCCAAGTTGAGTCTGGTCCTTTGAGTACGCTTGCCTCTGGTCCTTATGGTACTTTTATCGGAATCTATGACGGTCATGGAGGGCCTGAGACCTCCCGCTTTGTCAATGATCATCTCTTTCAGCATTTAAAGAGTGAGTAGCTGAGTCATTTGTACATGCTTGCTTGTTGATTGAAACTAAGAAGATCTTATTGAATACTGCAGGGTTTGCAGCTGAGCAAGGCTCTATGTCGATGGACGTGATTAGAAAGGCTTATGAAGCGACTGAAGAAGGCTTTCTTGGGGTAGTGACAAAGCAGTGGCCGGTTAAGCCACTTATTGCAGCGGTGGGGTCTTGCTGCCTTGTGGGTGTTATATGCGGAGGGATGCTCTACATCGCTAACGTTGGAGATTCCCGTGCTGTCCTTGGAAGAGCTATGAAGGCCACAGGTGAGGCTATTGCGCTTCAGCTCTCAGCTGAACATAATGTGAGCATCGAGTCTGTTAGACAGGAGATGCACTCCTTGCACCCGGATGACTCGCATATCGTCGTGTTAAAGCATAATGTGTGGCGCGTTAAGGGCCTTATTCAGGTACATGATTAAACTTGTTACTTGGTTTCTTGAAGCCAAGACGCTagagtttgtttgtttgtttggcaGGTATCTAGGTCTATAGGCGACATGTATCTTAAGAAGGCGGAGTTCAACAGGGAACCATTGTACACGAAGTACAGACTCCGTGAGCCGATCAAAAGACCAATCTTGAGTGGAGAACCGTCGATCACAGAGCATGAGCTACAACCACAAGACCAGTTTCTGATATTTGCTTCAGACGGACTATGGGAACAGCTTAGCAACCAAGAAGCT is part of the Brassica rapa cultivar Chiifu-401-42 chromosome A09, CAAS_Brap_v3.01, whole genome shotgun sequence genome and harbors:
- the LOC103841058 gene encoding probable protein phosphatase 2C 46 encodes the protein MLTTLMKLLSACLWPSSGRSVDSSGKQDGLLWYKDSGQHLLGDFSMAVVQANNLLEDQSQVESGPLSTLASGPYGTFIGIYDGHGGPETSRFVNDHLFQHLKRFAAEQGSMSMDVIRKAYEATEEGFLGVVTKQWPVKPLIAAVGSCCLVGVICGGMLYIANVGDSRAVLGRAMKATGEAIALQLSAEHNVSIESVRQEMHSLHPDDSHIVVLKHNVWRVKGLIQVSRSIGDMYLKKAEFNREPLYTKYRLREPIKRPILSGEPSITEHELQPQDQFLIFASDGLWEQLSNQEAVDIVQNHPRNGIARRLVKMAMQAAAKKREMRYSDLMKIERGVRRHFHDDITVVVIYLDTNVVSSARGPSLSIRGRGMTFPKKL